Below is a window of bacterium DNA.
GATCTGTCCGAAGACGGCGAAGAGGAAGCAGGCGGTGGTCACCAGCCTGGAGTCCTCATGGACGAGGTGGGCCCCTTCATGGGCCAGCACGGCGGAAAGCTCCTGGCGGTTGAGGCGGGCCAGGAGTCCCTCGGTCACCCCGATGGCACAGTTGCCGTTCCCATCCATGATCGAAAAAGCGTTGGCGCCCGGGTCGGCCAGCACCACCGGACGGATCCCGTGCAGGCCCGTGGCCGCCTCCATCTCCTCCACCAGGTGGATGAACTGCAGGTGGTATTGGTCCTTCGGGTCGGCGGGCCG
It encodes the following:
- a CDS encoding M48 family metalloprotease, translating into MFYSLPAETVFEAKERTRRATFYLFLLLVALYVGFANLMSLSVWAMVRFREGMAGPSPVWPVILWTSLAAAALAAGHFFYVRQRSLGDLLDQIKARPADPKDQYHLQFIHLVEEMEAATGLHGIRPVVLADPGANAFSIMDGNGNCAIGVTEGLLARLNRQELSAVLAHEGAHLVHEDSRLVTTACFLFAVFGQI